In Bartonella machadoae, a single genomic region encodes these proteins:
- a CDS encoding helix-turn-helix domain-containing transcriptional regulator has product MKDCNHDDAMAEIFYDDPKIAAATLDAILADGDQGELLVTLRQMAKAYGGVQAVAKAANLNPTQLYRTLSEKGNPEFRSLNALLRTMGFRLAVQPLERPVPHV; this is encoded by the coding sequence ATGAAAGACTGTAACCATGATGATGCAATGGCGGAAATTTTCTATGATGACCCTAAGATAGCAGCAGCTACCCTTGATGCAATCCTAGCAGATGGTGATCAAGGTGAATTGCTTGTAACACTTCGCCAAATGGCTAAAGCTTATGGTGGTGTTCAAGCTGTAGCTAAAGCAGCCAACTTGAATCCCACACAGCTTTACCGTACACTTTCAGAAAAAGGCAATCCAGAGTTTCGCAGCCTGAATGCTTTACTGCGTACCATGGGATTTCGCTTAGCTGTACAGCCTCTTGAACGACCAGTTCCACACGTTTAA